TATTGCCGACCTTGCGCTCGTCCTGCTGAAAGGTAGCAATCTTCTTCGAGTCGGGCGACCAGGCCACAATAGCGCTGTCCGTGCGCTTCCAGCCCGCGTTGTCGGTGGCGTAGCCAAAGTTCTCCACGCCATCCGTAGTCAGTTGCGTCTCCTTGCCCGTAGTCACATCACGCACCCACAGGTTCCAGTCGCGAATGAACGCCGCCTTCTTGCCGTCGGGAGAAAGCGTCCCCGGTTCAGGACCGCCCTTATGCTCCTCTGCCGTGCATTTACCTTTGCCTGAGAGGTCGCAATACATCGTGACCTCGCGGATGGTGACGTCCACCTCGCGATCTCCATCGCTCAACTTGAGCTCAGTGATCTCGAGATGGTGCGGGTCAAAGGTTCTCCCCGCAGCAGCTTCTGTCAGTGCAGCAGCCAGCTTCGCATGGTCAAACGCCGGCTCTCTCGTCTTCTTCGCCGGATCGACAACCATGTAAGTCACGCCGCTCGCATCACGATCGAAGTACCAGAAGCGGCCATCGTCGAGCCAATGAACACTGTGCACGGTGTGATACACAAGCGGGTTCACGTTGTACCCCATGAATTTCTCCGCCCGCGCATAGACCGCATCGGTAAGTACCTTGCCCTGAGCCCGCCCGTTGCCCGTCCAGCCAAACACCAGCGCAATCACAGCGACAACACACAGGCTCCTGCGTCGAATCATCTACACTCCTCCATTGCAAATGCATTTGAGGTTACGCGAACGCGGCATCATTTGGCATCAGTCCCGCGCAGCTTCCAGAGCACCTGCCGCAGAATCCCCATCCACACCGGAGCATCGCCCGCAGAGACGCCCATGCGCGTGACCAACCGCCGCATCTGTTCCTCCGAGCAGTTCGCCGGATGCCGCTCCGTATATCCAGACTCGCGCAGCACCTCAGTAAGCAGCACAGTCAACCGCTCGCGCTCGCCAGCAGTCGCATCAGTATCCGCGGGAGCCGCGGCATCTCCACCCTGCCGCACCAACTCATACAAACAAACCGCAGCAGCCTGCCCTAGATTCATCGAAGGGTGCCGGGCATCTTCGTACTCCTGCATCGGAATAGTCATAAGCCAGGTGCAATGACTCAACTCTTCGTTGCTGAGGCCTGTCTTCTCCGACCCGAAGAGCAAAGCCACGCGTCCAGCGCCATCTTCGCGCGCCAGTTCTCCTCGAACCAGCGGCGCAGCCTCGGCCAGCGTATAGAGCCGGTGCTGCAAAGCGCGCTCGCCGACCGCAGTCGTCCCAACGACTAGCGTGCAATCTTCAACTGCAGCGCCCACGCTCTCGAAGGTCCTTGCCGTAGCAAGCACGTCCGAAGCATCGACCGCAGATCGTGCTGCCTCAAACGGCACGGAGTAATCGTTCACGATGCGCAGATCGCCAAAGCCAAAGTCGTGCATGGCCCGCGCCACTGCGCCTATGTTGTTTGGATTGCGCGCACGTACCAGCACAAGGGTGACGCGCCCTGCATGTTCACAAGAAAGCATTGCACCCGATTTTAAGCGCAAAGAAAGCGGCCGGCGAAGTACATTCGCCGGCCGCAGGTAGGAAGTGCTTACGTCTAACGCTCGCGTCCGTTCTCGTGGCCCTGAGGATGGCTCTGCGTCGCGGCATTATGTTTGTCGTTGTAGATTGAACGGCTGACATTGTTCTGCCGCTGGTTGACCTGCTGTCGTTCCTGCTGCGTCAAGCGTCCGCCATTGGCCTGACGGTCCTGTCGCACCTGGCGGTTGATGCTGGCTTCGCGGCCCTCAACGTTGCGCGTCTCACCCGCCGTCATCTGGCCGGAGCGCACGCCATTGGCGATGCGGCCCTGCTGATTTTCGGCGCGGGCGCCAACGCGGGACATCGCCATCGTCTGCGGACGCCCATGGTTGACCGAAGCAAGCTGGTTCCGGTCGCGCGAAGCTACTTCACGATGGCTCACCTGCTCGGAAGTCGGCTGATAGTGCTGCTCGCGCGACGCTGCCATCTCCTGTGCCGAGGCCCGCGCGGTCAGGCCGCCGTTGCCGCCGTTGTAGCTCACGCGATTGTAGTTGTTCACGATGACGGTCTTGTTATAGACATTGTGAACATTCGTGATGTTGATATTGTTCACCGAGCGGTTGTAGGCGAAAACTCCGCCATGCCAATAGCCGCCCGCATACCCATAGCCCGTATAGCCGAAGCCATAGTTCACGCCGCCGTAGAAGCCGATGTGCGGGCCCCAGTAGCCGGCATGGAAGGCATAGAAGCCGCCGCTCCAGCCCCAGTATCCCGGGGTCCACAGCATGCCAACGGCAGGAGGACGCACCCAGACACCAGGCACCCAGTAGTAGCCATCCGGGCCGTAAGCCCAGTAGCCGGGAGTCCACATATAGCCATCGCCGGGGCAGATGGGCTGCGTATAAACCGGCAGCACGGGAGGAGCAACGGTGATATTCACGAAGACACCGGCAAAGCTGGCCGCAGGTACTGCCGCAAGCACGGTCGCCATCACGACGGTACGAACTGAGCTGAAGAGTCGCATTTCGATCAACCTCGGAAAGAGTGCCACGGCCCAATCGCCGCGGCTTTCTCGATTTGAACGGGCCTTTTGCCCGTCCGTAAATACCACTATGGGAACACGGCCTGGTGTAGGAAGTTTTGCAAAATCTTTTCCGCACCATCCGTACCTACAACGAAAGTGGAATCAGGGGCAGAAACTCCTCTCGTTTCGGTAAATACTTCCATCCACCGCCCGGCAAAAGGCCATTTCCGCATCGGCATTCTAAGATGGAAACGTATGCCGGACAATCTCTCCCAGACGGTCAAGCAGCAGGCGGACATCGTGCGCGTCATCGGCGAGTACGTCAAGCTGCGCAAGAGCGGCGCGCAGAACTACACCGGCCTCTGCCCATTCCACAAAGAGAAGACCGGCAGCTTCTCCGTCAACGCCCTGCACGGCTACTTCTATTGCTTCGGTTGCCACGAAAAGGGCGACGTCTTCACCTTCCTCATGAAGATGGAGAACGTCAGCTTCCCTGAGGCCGTGCGCATGGCCGCCGCTAAATGCGGTATCGCTCTGCCCAAACGCGAATTCAACTCGCCCGAAGAGGCGCGCGAAGCCGGACAGCGCCGCCAACTCATCGATATCCACGAAGCTGCAACACAATACTTCGAAGCCGGACTCAAAAGCGCCGAAGCAGCCCGCGCGCGCGAGTACCTCACCGGCCGCGGAGTCTCCGCAGAGACTATCGCAAAGTTCCGCATCGGCTACGCGCCCGATGACTTCAACCACATGCGCGAACAGCTCGCGCGGCACTTCAACGACGAGGTGCTCCGCGCCAGCGGCCTCTTCAGCGCACGCGAACAAGCCGACGGCAGCCAGGGACAACTCTACGCGCGCTTTCGCAAGCGCATCACCTTCCCCATCGCCAACGAGCAGGGCAAAACCATCGCCTTCACCGGCCGCGCGCTCGACGCTGAAGACGAAAAAGGCCGCCCCATCGCCAAATATCTCAACTCACCCGAGACCGCGCTCTATACAAAAGGACAAATCCTCTTCAACCTCGACAAAGCGAAAGCCGAGATCCGCAAACTCGGCTTCGCGCTCCTGGTCGAAGGCCAGATGGACTGCATCTCCGTCTACATGGCCGGCATCCACAACGTCGTCGCCACATCAGGCACGGCCTTCACCGAAGCGCAGGTGCGCCTGCTCAGCCGCTTCACTCCTCAAAAACAAGTCATCCTCAACTTCGACCCCGACAACGCCGGCCAGAACGCCGCCGAAAAAGCCTGCGCTCTGCTCGTCGAAGAAGGCTTCGAGGTCCGCATCGTCCTGCTCGACGACGGCCTCGACCCCGACCGCTTCCTCCGCGAACGCGGCCTCGAAGCGTACACCGCCGCCGTGCGCGCCGCGCATCGCTACATGGACTACCTCATCGACCGCGCCCGCCAGGAGTTCCCCGCCCGCACCGCCGACGCGAAGGTCAAGGCAATGAACTTCCTCCTGCCGCACATCCGCCGCATGCCCAATCGCATTCAGCGCGACGAATTCGCCGCCGATGCCGCGCAAAAGCTCAACATCGACTCCGCCATCCTGCGCCAGGAGCTGAAGCAGGCCGCTGCCCAGCGCGTCGAAAGCATCCGCCAGCACACGCACGACCCCGCGAGCGAAACCGAGCGCATCCTGCTCCGCGCCCTCGTGCTGCCCGAAGACGACCCCGCTCGCACGCTCGCAGCCGAAGAACTCTCGCACCATCCCGAGTGGTACGACGGTCTCCCCTCCGCCGCGATATTGGAAGCACTCTCCAACGCTCTAGCGCCCGAAAACCCACTCGACGCCGCCCCCGATCAAGAAAGCCGCGTGCTGCTGGCTCGCGCACTCGAATTTGTCGAAGAGCCCACAGACGTTAGCACGCCACCGCAGTCACCTGCCGAGCAGGTAGAAAACGCGCTGCACACCTTGCGCTTCCGCCACCTGGAACATCGCCAGCGCGAGGTACGCACCCTGATCGCCGAAGCTGAACGTCGCAACGATCACGAGATGCTTGCCCGGTTGACGGCAGAAAAGATGCAGATCGACCGGACTTTGCGGCAACTTTAGACAGAATCCGCCGTCGAGTCCCTGTGCTAAATTTAGGAAAGTTGCAAGCTGGAGATTTACTAAAACATGGCTGTTTTTCAACGCATTCTAAAGAATCTGGTCGCCATGCTCACCAGCCGTATGATCTCCATTTTGCAGCAGGTGGTCCTTCCGCCTGTCTTCATCGCACGCTATTCCATCGCGCAGTTTGGCGAGTGGGGAGTCCTTTCGGGGGCGGTTGGCGCGCTCAGCCTGCTCAACTTTGGCGTGCAGACGTTCATGAATCAGGACCTCGCTGTGCGATTCAGCCGCGGCGAGATCGAGGGATATCACATTCGCCAGTCCACCGCGCTGCGCCTGTTGTGCGGCGTGATTCTTGTAACCGCTGTTCTCTGTCTCGTTCTTTTCATTGTCCCGCTGGACCGCTG
This is a stretch of genomic DNA from Edaphobacter acidisoli. It encodes these proteins:
- a CDS encoding RNA methyltransferase, giving the protein MLSCEHAGRVTLVLVRARNPNNIGAVARAMHDFGFGDLRIVNDYSVPFEAARSAVDASDVLATARTFESVGAAVEDCTLVVGTTAVGERALQHRLYTLAEAAPLVRGELAREDGAGRVALLFGSEKTGLSNEELSHCTWLMTIPMQEYEDARHPSMNLGQAAAVCLYELVRQGGDAAAPADTDATAGERERLTVLLTEVLRESGYTERHPANCSEEQMRRLVTRMGVSAGDAPVWMGILRQVLWKLRGTDAK
- a CDS encoding YXWGXW repeat-containing protein; translation: MRLFSSVRTVVMATVLAAVPAASFAGVFVNITVAPPVLPVYTQPICPGDGYMWTPGYWAYGPDGYYWVPGVWVRPPAVGMLWTPGYWGWSGGFYAFHAGYWGPHIGFYGGVNYGFGYTGYGYAGGYWHGGVFAYNRSVNNINITNVHNVYNKTVIVNNYNRVSYNGGNGGLTARASAQEMAASREQHYQPTSEQVSHREVASRDRNQLASVNHGRPQTMAMSRVGARAENQQGRIANGVRSGQMTAGETRNVEGREASINRQVRQDRQANGGRLTQQERQQVNQRQNNVSRSIYNDKHNAATQSHPQGHENGRER
- the dnaG gene encoding DNA primase; the protein is MPDNLSQTVKQQADIVRVIGEYVKLRKSGAQNYTGLCPFHKEKTGSFSVNALHGYFYCFGCHEKGDVFTFLMKMENVSFPEAVRMAAAKCGIALPKREFNSPEEAREAGQRRQLIDIHEAATQYFEAGLKSAEAARAREYLTGRGVSAETIAKFRIGYAPDDFNHMREQLARHFNDEVLRASGLFSAREQADGSQGQLYARFRKRITFPIANEQGKTIAFTGRALDAEDEKGRPIAKYLNSPETALYTKGQILFNLDKAKAEIRKLGFALLVEGQMDCISVYMAGIHNVVATSGTAFTEAQVRLLSRFTPQKQVILNFDPDNAGQNAAEKACALLVEEGFEVRIVLLDDGLDPDRFLRERGLEAYTAAVRAAHRYMDYLIDRARQEFPARTADAKVKAMNFLLPHIRRMPNRIQRDEFAADAAQKLNIDSAILRQELKQAAAQRVESIRQHTHDPASETERILLRALVLPEDDPARTLAAEELSHHPEWYDGLPSAAILEALSNALAPENPLDAAPDQESRVLLARALEFVEEPTDVSTPPQSPAEQVENALHTLRFRHLEHRQREVRTLIAEAERRNDHEMLARLTAEKMQIDRTLRQL